The following nucleotide sequence is from Bradyrhizobium roseum.
CCGCCGACGCAGCGGAAGCGATGCGGGCGGCGGCTCTCGAAATAATAGGCGTCGCCGGGATCGAGGATGCGGCGCTCGTCGTCGACGGTCACCTCCAGTCGGCCCGAGACCACGATGCCGCCTTCCTCGCCGTCATGGGTCAGCGGCACGCGGCCGGTGTCGCTGCCGGGCTCATAGCGTTCCTTCAGGATTTGCAGGCTCCGGCCGAACAGGTTATCGCCGACTTGGCGGAACGAGATCGGCTTCTTGCCGATCTCGGTCAATTCGTCGGCGCGATAAAACGCCTTGCGCGGCCGCTCCGGCTCGATGGCGAAGAACTCGGCGAGCCCCATCGGCAGGCCGTCGAGGA
It contains:
- a CDS encoding cupin domain-containing protein, which translates into the protein MSVDIGGRLRFVRARHKLSQRELAKRSGVTNSTISLIESNQMNPSVGALKRILDGLPMGLAEFFAIEPERPRKAFYRADELTEIGKKPISFRQVGDNLFGRSLQILKERYEPGSDTGRVPLTHDGEEGGIVVSGRLEVTVDDERRILDPGDAYYFESRRPHRFRCVGGKPCEVISACTPPTF